Proteins encoded together in one Cyanobacterium stanieri LEGE 03274 window:
- the cysE gene encoding serine O-acetyltransferase has product MLSSIISDFKIIFERDPAARNWLEVLLCYPGLQAVVLHRLSHGLYRLGIPFIPRFLSHLGRFFTGIEIHPGAQLGKGVFIDHGMGVVIGETAILGDYCLIYQGVTLGGTGKDTGKRHPTLGENVVVGAGAKVLGNLLIGNNVRIGAGSVVLRDVPSECTVVGIPGRIVYRSGVKVNPLEHGNLPDSEATVIRGLIDRIESLEQEIMQLKEKEKVVIER; this is encoded by the coding sequence GTGCTATCATCTATCATTTCTGATTTTAAAATTATCTTTGAGCGAGATCCCGCCGCCCGTAACTGGTTAGAGGTATTATTATGTTATCCTGGCTTACAGGCAGTGGTTTTACATCGTCTTTCCCATGGTTTATATCGTCTAGGAATTCCTTTTATTCCTCGTTTTTTGTCCCATTTGGGTCGCTTTTTTACAGGTATTGAAATTCACCCCGGCGCACAGTTAGGGAAAGGGGTGTTTATTGACCATGGCATGGGCGTTGTCATTGGAGAGACTGCCATTCTAGGGGATTATTGTTTAATTTATCAGGGGGTTACCCTTGGTGGTACGGGAAAGGATACGGGCAAACGTCATCCTACCCTCGGGGAAAATGTGGTAGTTGGTGCGGGGGCAAAGGTTTTAGGTAATTTATTGATTGGTAATAATGTGCGTATTGGGGCGGGTTCAGTGGTTTTACGGGATGTGCCTTCTGAATGTACGGTGGTAGGTATTCCGGGGAGAATTGTTTATCGTTCTGGGGTTAAGGTAAATCCCCTCGAACATGGTAATTTACCTGATTCTGAGGCGACGGTTATCAGAGGTTTGATTGATAGAATTGAATCTTTAGAACAAGAAATTATGCAGTTGAAAGAAAAGGAAAAGGTAGTTATTGAGCGTTAG
- a CDS encoding RibD family protein, with protein sequence MSNFPHTTAILAMSADGKISPHSGTPARFSSPQDLKHLEEQISLCDAILFGANTLRAYGTTLTIKQPHLLAQRKNRQQTPQPINIVCSSSGKLDQNYRFFDQPVKRVLLTTQKGKENWLNNINKNQKQILFDDYLISEHNQEKINWQQIFNHLKAIKINHIAILGGGEIIASILAENLINDLWITLCPVILGGNQAPTPVGGIPLESPLGMKLKEIKKIEQELFLHYQIIKH encoded by the coding sequence ATGTCTAATTTTCCTCACACCACCGCCATCCTCGCCATGAGCGCCGACGGAAAAATAAGCCCCCACAGTGGCACACCAGCCCGATTTAGTAGCCCCCAAGACCTCAAACACCTAGAAGAACAAATATCCCTCTGTGATGCCATCCTATTCGGTGCTAATACCCTCAGAGCCTACGGCACAACCCTTACCATTAAACAACCCCATCTCCTCGCCCAAAGAAAAAACCGACAACAAACCCCCCAACCCATCAACATCGTCTGTTCATCATCGGGCAAACTAGACCAAAATTATCGCTTTTTTGACCAGCCAGTTAAACGGGTTTTATTAACAACACAAAAAGGGAAAGAAAACTGGCTAAATAATATTAATAAAAATCAAAAACAAATACTTTTTGATGATTATTTAATTAGTGAACATAACCAAGAAAAAATAAATTGGCAACAAATATTTAACCATTTAAAGGCAATTAAAATAAATCATATAGCCATCCTTGGAGGGGGAGAAATAATCGCTTCTATCCTTGCCGAAAACCTGATTAATGACCTTTGGATTACCCTCTGTCCAGTTATTTTAGGAGGAAATCAAGCCCCCACCCCCGTCGGAGGAATACCCCTAGAATCTCCCCTAGGGATGAAACTCAAAGAAATAAAAAAAATAGAGCAAGAACTTTTTTTACACTATCAAATAATTAAACACTAA
- a CDS encoding tetratricopeptide repeat protein yields MIKKIWNWGAKKEESAQDYEQEGGEDSAQQKPSTDDKTLEYLFNQLLEGVAKGWTENRIEKFFQNLEPKITVDNWLTWLQKYGESLVSSFAPHYTIASRMVILGEKTSSLPFYRPVGDLAHEFANEILARKDGIQLEPIQGNDSEDDSPEASSLADLLKLLQHDENFARKTARKLGLKNHEPGAIIEKLVKASNSSKEILLEMESITPEAQEEELVDVEWVEHWFGVGLEKAQKGDLQGAIASWDKIIEIEPNLEQVWHNRGCALAHGAKYAEAIESFDHALDINVNDVESWYSRGNALYNLQQYPEALMSWERAIGIQPNHFMAWYHKGLVLEILERYSEAQECYQQVRAIAPEFEEVKPRLEYLKQINV; encoded by the coding sequence ATGATCAAAAAAATATGGAACTGGGGTGCTAAAAAGGAAGAATCAGCACAGGATTACGAGCAAGAGGGGGGAGAGGATTCCGCCCAACAAAAACCATCCACTGATGATAAAACCTTAGAATATTTGTTTAATCAATTATTGGAAGGAGTTGCTAAAGGGTGGACAGAAAACCGCATCGAGAAATTTTTTCAAAATTTAGAACCGAAGATAACTGTTGATAATTGGTTGACTTGGTTACAAAAATACGGTGAAAGTTTAGTAAGCTCTTTTGCTCCCCACTATACTATCGCTTCGAGGATGGTTATTTTAGGGGAAAAGACTTCTTCTCTACCATTTTATCGTCCAGTGGGAGATTTAGCCCATGAGTTTGCCAATGAAATTTTGGCTCGGAAGGATGGTATTCAATTAGAACCGATTCAGGGCAATGATAGTGAGGATGATTCTCCTGAGGCTAGTAGTTTGGCAGATTTACTTAAATTGTTACAACATGACGAAAATTTTGCCCGTAAAACGGCTCGTAAACTTGGTTTGAAAAATCACGAACCTGGGGCGATTATTGAAAAGTTAGTTAAGGCGAGTAATTCTAGCAAGGAAATTCTTTTGGAGATGGAGTCTATTACCCCTGAGGCGCAGGAAGAAGAATTGGTGGATGTAGAATGGGTGGAGCATTGGTTTGGTGTGGGTTTGGAAAAGGCGCAAAAGGGTGACTTGCAAGGGGCGATCGCCTCTTGGGACAAAATCATTGAAATAGAGCCAAATTTAGAACAGGTGTGGCACAATCGTGGATGTGCTTTGGCCCATGGGGCAAAATATGCAGAGGCCATTGAATCTTTTGATCACGCCCTCGATATAAATGTTAATGATGTGGAATCTTGGTATAGTCGGGGTAATGCTCTTTATAATCTCCAACAATATCCGGAAGCGTTGATGAGTTGGGAACGGGCGATCGGTATTCAACCTAACCATTTTATGGCATGGTATCATAAAGGCTTGGTTTTAGAAATTCTCGAACGTTATTCCGAAGCTCAAGAATGTTATCAACAAGTAAGGGCGATCGCCCCTGAATTTGAAGAAGTAAAACCCCGTCTCGAATATCTTAAACAAATCAATGTCTAA